The following coding sequences are from one Planctomycetaceae bacterium window:
- a CDS encoding arginine decarboxylase, pyruvoyl-dependent — protein sequence MSLLVPKRVFFTKGTGKHRNKLQSFELALRDAGIAECNLVRVSSILPPRCQIITKAKGVSQLVPGQVAFVVLSEESTNEPSRLIGAGVGLAQPANRDHYGYISEHHCAGMRKKEMADLVEDMAATMLATTLGIEFDPETGYDKRREIYKMSGKIVRSQYSVETAEGGEDRLWTTVLAAAVFIL from the coding sequence ATGAGCCTCCTGGTACCGAAACGAGTGTTCTTCACTAAAGGCACGGGCAAACATCGCAACAAGCTGCAGAGCTTCGAGCTGGCGCTTCGCGACGCGGGGATCGCCGAGTGCAACCTGGTGCGAGTCTCGAGCATCCTGCCGCCGCGATGCCAGATCATCACCAAGGCCAAGGGCGTCTCCCAACTGGTGCCCGGACAGGTGGCCTTTGTGGTGCTGTCCGAGGAATCGACCAATGAGCCCTCGCGCCTGATCGGCGCCGGCGTCGGGCTGGCCCAACCGGCCAACCGCGACCACTACGGCTACATCAGCGAACACCATTGCGCGGGCATGCGCAAGAAAGAAATGGCCGACCTCGTCGAGGATATGGCTGCGACCATGCTGGCCACCACGCTGGGCATCGAGTTCGACCCGGAAACCGGATACGACAAACGCCGCGAAATCTACAAGATGTCGGGCAAGATCGTGCGTTCGCAGTACAGTGTCGAGACGGCAGAGGGCGGCGAAGACCGTCTCTGGACGACGGTGCTGGCCGCGGCGGTATTCATCCTGTAG
- a CDS encoding hydrolase codes for METSVRPTRDDAFALLCQFNKTDKAIKHALAVEAVMRHLAAKRGGEEEQWGIVGLIHDLDFEQFPQEHCSKTREILQQRDWPAEWIRAAVSHGWGACSDVEPLTDMEKTLFAVDELTGLVSASALVRPSKSILDLEVKSVKKKWKEKNFAAGVDRSVIEKGAAMMGVGVDELIADVIAAMRGAAEALGLKGQ; via the coding sequence ATGGAGACATCCGTGAGGCCCACGCGAGACGATGCCTTTGCCCTGCTGTGCCAGTTCAACAAAACCGACAAGGCGATCAAACACGCCCTGGCCGTCGAGGCGGTGATGCGCCACCTGGCAGCCAAGCGCGGCGGCGAGGAGGAGCAGTGGGGCATCGTCGGGCTCATTCACGACCTGGACTTCGAGCAGTTCCCCCAAGAGCATTGCAGCAAGACCCGCGAGATTCTCCAGCAGCGGGACTGGCCGGCGGAGTGGATTCGCGCCGCAGTCTCGCACGGGTGGGGCGCGTGCAGCGACGTCGAGCCGCTGACCGACATGGAGAAGACGCTCTTCGCCGTGGATGAACTGACCGGCCTGGTTTCGGCCTCAGCCTTGGTGCGCCCCAGCAAGAGCATCCTGGACCTGGAGGTCAAGTCGGTGAAGAAGAAGTGGAAGGAAAAGAACTTCGCCGCCGGGGTGGACCGCAGCGTGATCGAGAAAGGCGCCGCGATGATGGGCGTGGGCGTGGATGAACTGATCGCCGACGTGATCGCCGCGATGCGCGGCGCGGCAGAGGCGCTGGGACTGAAGGGACAATAA
- a CDS encoding sialate O-acetylesterase — MAKRPKDIDVWVLAGQSNMQGCGWLDGCEQPDERVWNFTSAGKWEVAAEPLHRFWESFTPVHYEMIRPWVAPHQKKMTNKQLAEEEDRNRKSGAGLGMSFGKAMADALGRPIGLIACAHGGTSLDQWSPALKNKGGHSLYGAMLQRIAKAGGNLRGILWYQGCSDATSADQARTYADRFDAWIAAVRKDLKMPRLPVVAVQIGRVLESPGREGNWHSWDLVREALGTLPRRVPHTAVTTSVDLSMADIIHIDTPGLIRLGKRMARLALKLTELPNIAGGPVVKRIEPMVTAVGGRNALRLRFDGVSGGWSVRHNIPGFVVRFPRPELRNPVIVVEAAAHDDDSISLLLSREPESDVQVAYGLGIQPVCTLTDKADMPLCSFLAKAAAKTRKK, encoded by the coding sequence GTGGCAAAGCGACCGAAGGACATTGACGTTTGGGTTCTGGCTGGGCAGTCGAACATGCAGGGCTGCGGATGGCTCGACGGGTGCGAGCAGCCCGACGAGCGCGTCTGGAACTTCACCAGCGCGGGCAAGTGGGAAGTGGCGGCCGAGCCGCTGCACCGCTTCTGGGAAAGCTTCACGCCGGTACACTACGAGATGATCCGCCCGTGGGTGGCGCCGCACCAGAAGAAGATGACCAATAAGCAACTCGCCGAAGAGGAAGACCGCAATCGCAAGAGCGGCGCGGGGCTGGGCATGTCTTTCGGCAAGGCGATGGCCGATGCGCTGGGCAGGCCTATCGGGCTGATCGCCTGCGCCCACGGCGGCACGAGCCTGGACCAGTGGAGCCCGGCGCTGAAGAACAAGGGCGGGCACAGCCTCTACGGCGCGATGCTGCAGCGCATCGCCAAGGCTGGCGGAAACCTGCGCGGGATTCTGTGGTATCAAGGCTGCTCCGACGCGACCTCGGCAGACCAGGCCCGCACATACGCGGATCGGTTCGATGCATGGATCGCGGCGGTCCGCAAGGATCTGAAGATGCCCCGCCTGCCGGTGGTGGCGGTGCAGATCGGGCGCGTCCTGGAGAGCCCCGGCCGCGAGGGCAACTGGCATAGCTGGGACCTGGTGCGCGAGGCGCTGGGCACCCTGCCGCGACGCGTACCGCACACGGCGGTCACCACGTCGGTCGATCTTTCGATGGCCGACATCATCCACATCGACACGCCGGGACTGATCCGCCTGGGTAAACGCATGGCGCGGCTGGCGCTGAAGCTGACGGAACTGCCCAATATCGCCGGCGGTCCAGTCGTCAAGCGTATCGAGCCGATGGTCACGGCCGTCGGAGGGCGCAATGCCCTGCGTTTGCGATTTGACGGCGTCAGCGGCGGCTGGAGCGTCAGGCACAATATCCCGGGCTTTGTGGTGCGGTTCCCGCGGCCTGAGCTTCGCAACCCGGTGATCGTGGTCGAGGCCGCCGCGCACGACGATGACAGCATTTCGCTGCTGCTCAGCCGCGAACCTGAGAGCGACGTACAGGTGGCGTACGGCCTGGGCATTCAGCCGGTCTGCACGCTGACCGACAAGGCGGATATGCCGCTGTGCTCGTTCCTTGCCAAGGCCGCGGCCAAAACTCGCAAGAAATAG
- a CDS encoding XDD4 family exosortase-dependent surface protein has product MKNFAILVTCGLMGLMVSSADASVMLTASGYSATGDEVAFTAEVSISGDILTVQLSNNSPVASNSRDDVLSSFYFDILNSAGLRPSLNYVSATGDVWMTSRNSADVLQTADANLLADSSGDNTWQYKTMNAALMPFYGFGIGTVGNSGLGVNGFSGNVVDGVDYSIYTGEVLTQSLNGLLLVRGGATFTFSGATGFSDSDIKTSAIFGLGTGPDSLITGGGTNNIPEPATAAMLVLGGVVALARQRRMTV; this is encoded by the coding sequence ATGAAGAACTTCGCTATCCTTGTGACGTGCGGCCTGATGGGTCTGATGGTTTCCTCCGCCGACGCCAGCGTGATGCTGACGGCCTCGGGCTATTCCGCCACCGGCGATGAGGTCGCCTTCACGGCGGAGGTTTCCATTTCCGGCGACATCCTGACGGTGCAACTGTCGAACAATTCGCCCGTGGCCAGCAACAGCCGAGATGACGTGCTGAGCAGCTTCTACTTCGACATCCTCAACAGCGCCGGCCTGCGACCGAGCCTCAACTATGTCAGCGCCACCGGCGACGTGTGGATGACCAGCCGCAATTCCGCTGACGTGCTGCAGACTGCCGACGCCAACCTGCTGGCCGACAGCAGTGGCGACAATACCTGGCAGTACAAGACAATGAATGCGGCCCTGATGCCCTTCTACGGGTTCGGCATCGGCACAGTGGGCAACAGCGGCCTGGGCGTCAACGGCTTCTCCGGCAATGTCGTCGACGGCGTCGACTACTCGATCTACACCGGCGAAGTCCTGACGCAAAGCCTCAACGGCCTGCTGCTGGTCCGAGGCGGCGCCACCTTCACCTTCTCCGGCGCCACGGGCTTCAGCGACAGCGACATCAAGACCTCGGCCATCTTCGGCCTGGGCACCGGTCCCGACAGCCTGATCACCGGCGGCGGCACCAACAACATTCCCGAGCCCGCCACGGCAGCGATGCTGGTTCTGGGCGGAGTCGTCGCTCTGGCCCGTCAACGCCGGATGACCGTCTGA
- a CDS encoding uroporphyrinogen decarboxylase family protein, with product MNRRDNLYRAITRNGPRWVPCGYEAAQWIGSPVVERPGHAGPDSFGCRWSLEPDAHGGTFPAHDGFPLKEGLNHWQDHLAIPDLHAIDWSGVASAAAAVDRKELLIVGCVEFGLFERSYLLLGMEEALVCYLTRPREMSDMLAAIADYKIELIRKLHSVAALDVLWFGDDWGTQRGLFIPPPAWRAVIKPHQKRIYDAIHDLGILIDQHSCGHIEAVFADMVEIGADMWNPCQPCNDLTALKRRFGRQISFHGGIDSQFVLSRSGVTPDQVRAEVRKRIADLAPGGGYLAAPSHCVPYDPALVAAMTEEIQSFGRAIYASPGDHS from the coding sequence ATGAACCGCAGGGACAATCTGTATCGTGCCATCACGCGCAATGGACCGCGCTGGGTCCCCTGCGGATACGAAGCCGCACAGTGGATCGGCTCGCCCGTGGTCGAACGCCCCGGCCACGCCGGGCCCGACAGCTTCGGCTGCCGGTGGAGTCTTGAGCCCGACGCCCACGGCGGGACGTTTCCCGCACACGACGGCTTTCCGCTCAAGGAGGGGCTCAACCACTGGCAGGATCACCTCGCCATCCCCGACCTCCACGCGATCGACTGGAGCGGCGTGGCCTCAGCGGCGGCCGCCGTCGACCGAAAGGAACTGCTGATCGTGGGCTGCGTCGAGTTCGGACTCTTCGAGCGATCGTACCTGCTGCTGGGGATGGAAGAGGCGCTGGTGTGCTATCTCACGCGTCCGCGGGAAATGTCTGACATGCTCGCGGCCATCGCCGATTACAAGATCGAGTTGATCCGCAAGTTACACTCGGTCGCCGCCCTGGACGTGCTGTGGTTCGGCGACGACTGGGGCACGCAGCGCGGGCTGTTCATTCCGCCGCCGGCCTGGCGGGCCGTCATCAAGCCCCACCAGAAGCGAATCTACGACGCCATCCACGACCTGGGCATTTTGATCGATCAGCATTCCTGCGGGCACATCGAGGCCGTCTTCGCCGACATGGTCGAGATCGGGGCGGACATGTGGAACCCCTGCCAGCCCTGCAACGACCTGACCGCCCTGAAGCGCCGCTTCGGGCGCCAGATCAGCTTCCACGGCGGCATCGACAGCCAGTTCGTCCTCAGCCGCTCCGGCGTGACGCCCGACCAGGTCCGCGCCGAGGTCCGCAAGCGAATCGCCGACTTGGCGCCCGGCGGCGGATACCTCGCCGCCCCGAGCCACTGCGTACCCTACGACCCCGCCCTCGTAGCCGCCATGACCGAAGAAATCCAATCGTTCGGCCGAGCCATCTATGCCAGCCCCGGCGACCATTCATAG